One Candidatus Poribacteria bacterium genomic window carries:
- the atpD gene encoding F0F1 ATP synthase subunit beta, producing the protein MNQGKILEVVGARVDIDFSEGTLPDILNAVKVQRYDGSELVLEVQQHLGENRVRAVAMDTTDGLVRGTLATDTGGPITVPVGDAVLGRVFDVTGQPIDERGDPGESERYSIHRPPPPQSELTTSAEMLETGIKVIDLVQPVVRGGKVGFFGGAGVGKTVLIAELIYNIATQHGGYSVFCGVGERTREGNQFWLELDEYGVIDKTAMVFGQMNEPPGARLRVGLAGLSMAEYFRDQQGQDVLIFIDNVFRFTLAGGEVSALLGRMPSAVGYQPTLATEMGELQERITSTQHGSITSFQAVYVPADDYTDPAVVSVFAHLDAVTRLERSIAQKARFPAVDPLTSSSRILSADIIGDEHYQTAFRVKQVLQEYGDLQDIIAILGVDELSDDQKLVVNRARKLEMFLVQPMFVAERFTGTPGKYVKIEDTVQGCQAILNGDCDDLPEQSLRLIGTIDEAFEQSKDAGLEAAD; encoded by the coding sequence ATGAACCAAGGAAAAATATTAGAAGTTGTCGGGGCGCGAGTAGACATAGATTTTTCGGAAGGCACATTGCCGGATATCCTCAACGCTGTTAAAGTTCAACGTTACGATGGAAGCGAACTCGTACTTGAGGTTCAACAGCATTTAGGTGAAAATCGAGTCCGTGCAGTCGCTATGGATACGACAGATGGATTGGTTCGCGGCACACTCGCAACTGATACCGGCGGTCCCATTACTGTTCCGGTCGGTGATGCAGTCCTCGGACGCGTCTTTGACGTAACCGGTCAACCTATTGATGAAAGAGGCGATCCCGGTGAATCTGAACGATACTCTATTCATAGACCCCCACCACCGCAATCTGAACTTACCACCAGTGCCGAAATGTTAGAAACGGGTATCAAAGTTATCGACTTGGTTCAACCGGTCGTTCGGGGCGGAAAAGTCGGATTTTTCGGTGGGGCAGGTGTCGGCAAAACTGTTTTGATCGCTGAGCTTATTTACAACATCGCAACACAACACGGCGGTTATTCCGTGTTCTGTGGTGTCGGTGAGCGGACACGCGAAGGGAATCAGTTCTGGCTCGAACTTGATGAATACGGCGTAATTGATAAAACGGCTATGGTGTTCGGTCAGATGAACGAGCCACCGGGTGCGCGGCTTCGTGTCGGACTCGCAGGCCTCTCTATGGCCGAATATTTTCGCGATCAGCAAGGTCAAGATGTCCTTATCTTTATTGACAACGTCTTCCGTTTCACACTTGCAGGCGGTGAGGTATCAGCACTCCTCGGACGGATGCCTTCTGCTGTCGGATACCAACCGACACTCGCAACCGAAATGGGTGAATTGCAAGAACGAATCACCTCGACACAACACGGATCAATCACTTCATTCCAAGCGGTCTACGTCCCTGCTGATGACTATACCGATCCGGCTGTCGTCTCTGTTTTCGCACATCTTGATGCCGTGACACGACTCGAACGGAGCATCGCTCAGAAGGCAAGGTTCCCCGCAGTGGATCCGTTGACTTCGAGTTCGCGTATCTTATCAGCAGACATTATCGGTGATGAACATTATCAGACTGCCTTTAGGGTCAAGCAGGTGTTACAGGAATACGGTGACTTGCAAGACATTATCGCTATCCTCGGTGTAGATGAACTCTCAGATGACCAAAAGTTGGTTGTCAATAGGGCGCGAAAATTAGAGATGTTCTTGGTACAACCGATGTTTGTGGCGGAACGGTTCACCGGAACCCCCGGCAAATATGTGAAGATTGAGGATACCGTGCAAGGCTGCCAAGCGATTCTAAACGGTGATTGTGATGATCTGCCAGAACAG